From Cytophagales bacterium, a single genomic window includes:
- a CDS encoding threonine aldolase, producing the protein MIIDLRSDTVTKPTKPMLEAMFSAEVGDDVFEEDPTVKKLEQKLAKIFKMESGLFCPSGTMCNQIAIRIHTQPGDEIICDESAHIYNFEGGGPATNSGASIKVIKGANGIISPEDIKSNTRSVADWYARSRMVFIENTCNITGGNYYRLEQIKALSAVCKENELKFHLDGARIFNALAETRDSPQDFGQYFDSISIVLSKGLGCPVGSVILGNKDFVKKARKTRKILGGGMRQVGYFAAAGLYALDHHIDRLKDDHQRARALQDILVEIPFVEEILPVYTNIVIFKLNNTMNSEDFENKLLKENIKVVHLDSRTIRMVTHLDFDDEMLERVSEVLRSL; encoded by the coding sequence ATGATAATCGACCTGCGTAGCGACACCGTCACAAAGCCAACAAAACCCATGCTGGAGGCAATGTTCTCTGCCGAAGTAGGTGATGATGTATTTGAAGAAGATCCAACTGTTAAGAAGCTGGAACAAAAACTGGCTAAAATATTTAAGATGGAATCCGGGCTTTTTTGTCCATCCGGAACTATGTGCAACCAGATCGCAATAAGGATCCATACACAACCAGGGGATGAAATTATTTGTGACGAATCAGCACATATTTATAATTTTGAAGGGGGTGGCCCGGCTACTAATTCGGGCGCTTCTATTAAAGTGATAAAAGGCGCAAATGGGATCATTTCTCCGGAAGATATAAAATCAAATACCAGGTCTGTTGCAGATTGGTATGCCAGAAGTCGAATGGTCTTTATTGAAAACACTTGCAATATAACAGGTGGTAATTACTATAGACTTGAACAAATTAAGGCGCTCTCAGCGGTATGTAAGGAAAATGAACTAAAATTTCACCTTGATGGTGCCAGGATTTTCAACGCATTAGCAGAAACAAGAGATTCTCCACAGGATTTCGGTCAATACTTTGATTCTATTTCTATAGTTTTATCAAAGGGTTTAGGTTGTCCTGTTGGATCTGTCATTTTAGGAAATAAAGATTTTGTTAAAAAAGCACGGAAAACCCGGAAAATTTTAGGAGGAGGAATGCGACAAGTAGGTTATTTCGCGGCAGCCGGATTATATGCCCTGGATCATCACATCGACAGGCTAAAAGACGACCATCAAAGAGCGAGAGCTTTACAGGATATTTTAGTGGAAATTCCATTTGTAGAAGAAATTTTGCCTGTTTACACCAACATTGTCATATTTAAATTAAACAACACCATGAATAGTGAAGATTTTGAAAATAAATTATTAAAAGAAAACATCAAAGTAGTTCACCTGGACTCACGTACGATAAGGATGGTAACACATCTGGATTTTGATGATGAGATGCTTGAAAGGGTTTCTGAGGTATTAAGAAGTTTATAG
- a CDS encoding chemotaxis protein CheB — MNTNNSYEAIVIGGSAGSFKMVLKILNKIPANFKLPIIMVLHRLKDVKHGFKEALSIKSTKPVYEPSDSEVIKSGNVYLAPANYHIVVEPGFKFFLSKGKVVHHSRPSIDITFNSAANVYKNKLIGILLSGANKDGASGMKKIKDKGGLTIIQDPAECLVDTMPVAALNVTEIDHIYKVNEIIKFLNRL, encoded by the coding sequence ATGAATACAAACAATAGTTATGAAGCAATCGTGATAGGCGGCTCTGCAGGGAGTTTTAAGATGGTATTGAAAATTTTAAATAAGATACCTGCCAACTTTAAGTTGCCCATTATCATGGTCTTACACCGCCTGAAGGATGTAAAGCATGGCTTTAAAGAAGCATTATCCATTAAATCAACCAAACCTGTTTATGAGCCTTCTGACAGTGAAGTTATTAAAAGTGGGAATGTGTACCTTGCTCCTGCAAATTATCATATAGTGGTTGAACCCGGTTTTAAATTTTTCCTTTCCAAAGGAAAAGTAGTGCACCACTCACGTCCGTCCATTGATATCACCTTTAATTCTGCCGCTAATGTTTATAAAAACAAACTGATAGGGATCTTGCTGTCAGGTGCTAATAAAGATGGTGCGTCGGGGATGAAAAAAATAAAAGACAAAGGCGGCTTAACTATCATACAGGACCCGGCTGAATGTTTGGTAGATACCATGCCTGTAGCGGCATTAAATGTAACAGAAATTGACCATATTTACAAAGTAAATGAAATCATTAAATTTTTGAACAGGTTATAA
- a CDS encoding T9SS type A sorting domain-containing protein, with protein sequence MKSINKYRFTTFCILQTLVLNSSSKDKICSNSMNPLFLICFSLAATLCLGQQTINDTITHDGLQRSYILYVPATYSPGSPAPLVINFHGYTSNANQQMFYGDFRMIADTAGFLLVHPMGTLDINGQPYWNANWGGIVDDIGFTGALIDSLASEYNIDLNRVYSTGMSNGGFMSYTLACELSNRIAAIASVTGTMNFNQSLSCNPQHPMPVMEIHGTADPTVPYNGIAGSIESIDNTLGYWVSFNQCDTPAIVTNVPDIDTLDGCTAEHHLYQNGINGVEVEHYKIINGAHTWPGAPIVIGTTNYDIDASFKIWEFFAKYDIKGRISSTGIDHLNENGLEVKIYPNPAQDFVTIKWNESTIISIRVLNALGVEVNNIDVNEQNTTSISIQGWSNGVYFMEVDNNEGRHAITKFMIVR encoded by the coding sequence ATGAAATCAATAAATAAATACAGATTTACTACTTTTTGTATATTGCAGACGTTGGTTTTAAATTCAAGTTCAAAAGATAAAATCTGTTCAAATTCTATGAACCCTCTATTTCTCATCTGTTTTTCTTTAGCAGCGACTCTCTGCCTCGGTCAACAAACGATTAATGACACCATTACACATGATGGATTACAACGATCATATATTTTATATGTACCTGCAACATATTCACCTGGAAGTCCAGCTCCTCTGGTAATTAATTTCCATGGTTATACCAGCAATGCCAATCAGCAGATGTTTTATGGTGACTTCCGCATGATTGCAGACACTGCGGGCTTTTTATTAGTGCATCCAATGGGTACGTTGGATATCAATGGACAACCTTACTGGAACGCTAATTGGGGCGGTATCGTTGATGATATCGGTTTTACTGGAGCATTGATAGATTCTCTTGCTTCAGAATATAATATTGATCTTAACAGGGTTTATAGCACCGGCATGTCTAATGGTGGATTTATGAGTTATACGTTGGCCTGCGAGCTGAGTAATCGTATTGCAGCTATTGCATCGGTTACCGGAACCATGAATTTTAACCAGTCACTGTCCTGCAACCCTCAGCATCCAATGCCGGTGATGGAAATTCATGGAACTGCAGACCCTACTGTACCCTACAATGGCATAGCCGGCTCTATTGAATCTATTGATAATACGCTCGGCTATTGGGTGAGTTTCAATCAGTGCGATACCCCTGCAATTGTTACTAATGTGCCTGATATTGATACATTAGATGGTTGTACTGCAGAGCATCATCTCTATCAAAATGGTATTAACGGAGTAGAAGTAGAGCATTATAAAATAATTAACGGAGCACACACCTGGCCTGGGGCACCCATAGTAATTGGAACTACCAACTACGACATTGATGCCTCATTTAAAATTTGGGAGTTTTTTGCTAAATATGATATCAAAGGAAGAATTAGCTCAACCGGAATTGATCATTTGAACGAAAATGGCCTGGAGGTGAAGATTTACCCTAATCCTGCTCAGGATTTTGTAACGATAAAGTGGAATGAATCTACTATAATCTCAATTCGGGTCTTAAACGCGTTAGGTGTTGAAGTGAATAATATTGATGTAAACGAACAAAACACTACTAGTATTTCTATTCAAGGTTGGAGCAATGGAGTGTATTTTATGGAAGTAGATAATAATGAAGGGAGGCATGCTATTACCAAATTTATGATTGTAAGGTGA
- a CDS encoding tetratricopeptide repeat protein: protein MKFLLIIIIFSFNKDSLSKAALIDTMLADKYFNKATQLFNNAQYDSSVFYLQKASDIYLALAKSVEGSAQNSPSPLVERGQGVRWKKYVECNNVLGNTFYTIAEYNKAVDHFSISAKIGLLKLGGKHLYIADAYTGLGVVYWMRRENDKALNFQKKALEIKSAFYEGDHPHIGLCYNNIGLIYNDQGDYYTALEYFNKALSIYMKHIANHQHPLFTASYNNLGLVFFNIKNYAKAIECHQKSLEIKLKTLGPDHPDLAISYNNLGDVYRIYGNYDKSLEYFHKARVLIENKIGKQHPYIALFYFNIGKVYADKRNHDEAMNYYQKALKVSVNIFGQYHPDVADTYYETGNIFAAKKELNTTLIYYQKALKSLFKEFSNNRVFINPVIPTTFESKKEREEFLKKINSLPLLLDVLESKAEAFYEKWKMSP from the coding sequence ATGAAATTCTTATTAATCATTATCATCTTTTCCTTCAATAAAGATTCTCTTTCCAAAGCCGCCCTGATTGATACTATGCTTGCCGATAAATATTTTAATAAAGCTACTCAACTATTTAATAATGCCCAATATGACAGCTCTGTATTCTATCTACAAAAAGCAAGCGATATTTACCTGGCTTTAGCAAAGTCTGTTGAAGGATCAGCACAGAATTCCCCCTCTCCACTTGTGGAGAGGGGGCAGGGGGTGAGGTGGAAAAAATATGTTGAATGTAATAATGTATTGGGCAATACTTTTTATACTATAGCTGAATATAATAAAGCTGTGGATCATTTTAGCATTTCCGCTAAAATTGGTTTATTAAAATTGGGGGGTAAGCATCTCTATATTGCTGATGCTTATACGGGTCTGGGAGTTGTGTACTGGATGAGACGTGAAAATGATAAAGCGCTCAATTTTCAAAAAAAAGCCCTGGAAATAAAAAGTGCATTCTATGAAGGCGATCATCCTCATATTGGTTTGTGTTATAATAATATAGGACTTATTTATAATGATCAGGGCGATTATTATACCGCATTGGAATATTTTAACAAAGCATTATCAATCTACATGAAACACATTGCAAACCACCAGCATCCTTTGTTTACTGCTAGTTATAATAATTTAGGTCTTGTATTTTTTAATATAAAAAACTATGCAAAAGCCATTGAATGTCATCAAAAATCCCTGGAAATAAAATTAAAGACATTGGGTCCGGATCATCCTGATCTGGCTATAAGCTATAATAATCTTGGGGACGTTTATCGAATTTATGGCAACTATGACAAGTCGCTTGAGTATTTTCATAAAGCAAGAGTACTCATAGAAAATAAAATTGGCAAACAGCATCCTTATATTGCCCTCTTTTATTTTAATATCGGAAAAGTATATGCAGATAAAAGAAACCATGATGAAGCAATGAATTATTATCAGAAGGCATTGAAAGTTTCTGTAAATATTTTTGGTCAATACCACCCGGATGTAGCTGATACATATTATGAAACCGGGAACATATTTGCAGCAAAAAAGGAACTTAATACTACATTGATCTATTACCAGAAAGCCCTGAAATCATTATTCAAAGAATTTTCTAATAACAGGGTTTTTATTAATCCTGTAATACCCACTACATTTGAGAGCAAAAAAGAACGGGAGGAGTTTCTTAAGAAAATAAATTCTTTGCCTCTTTTGCTCGATGTGTTAGAGAGCAAGGCAGAGGCGTTTTATGAGAAATGGAAGATGTCACCCTAA
- a CDS encoding type IX secretion system membrane protein PorP/SprF gives MAGRSVICILICVICVKAQNHHLSQFTSLPLSVNPALTGIIKSEIRSIVNYSSQWTTLSSPFTTVAASVDMPFEPDKLKSGWLGGGLVMLNHKAGAGYLDYYKGLLSGSYLVPLNEWFKFLGEGHYLSFGLQVGMLQFTKDFSKLPVDEQLFSGTIKETKLDMQTGILWSYTPHQWLKFYTGVALSHFLKAKDPFIEYHPGDLKEIDQSGIKPVFHSNAIIYLGSRIELSPSILYMYHKQANLSNQRRDEITLGTSAGFHFGKYYNWSATYYLGTWYGFKDEVMFMVGLRYHKWMFEISTDAKIALLKQASFDAEHPEFTFTYLIHLPGEKEKQRLPWLNLQE, from the coding sequence TTGGCGGGCAGGTCTGTAATCTGTATATTGATCTGTGTAATCTGTGTAAAAGCCCAGAATCATCATTTATCACAATTCACTTCTTTGCCCTTAAGTGTAAATCCTGCATTAACCGGTATAATCAAAAGTGAGATCAGGAGTATTGTAAATTACAGCAGCCAATGGACAACCCTGAGTTCTCCTTTTACTACTGTGGCTGCTTCTGTAGATATGCCATTTGAGCCGGATAAATTGAAATCAGGTTGGTTGGGAGGAGGATTGGTCATGTTGAATCATAAAGCAGGCGCTGGATACCTGGATTATTATAAGGGTTTGCTTTCCGGTTCATATTTAGTACCGCTCAATGAATGGTTTAAATTCCTGGGGGAAGGACATTATCTATCCTTTGGACTTCAAGTGGGCATGTTGCAGTTTACGAAGGATTTTAGTAAACTACCCGTTGATGAACAATTATTCAGTGGAACGATCAAGGAGACTAAATTGGATATGCAAACTGGAATTTTGTGGTCTTATACACCTCACCAATGGTTGAAATTTTACACGGGGGTCGCATTATCTCATTTTTTAAAGGCAAAAGATCCGTTTATTGAGTATCATCCGGGTGATTTGAAAGAGATAGACCAATCAGGAATAAAACCTGTTTTTCACAGCAATGCAATAATATATTTAGGCAGCAGAATAGAGCTATCACCCTCCATATTATATATGTATCACAAACAAGCAAACCTGTCTAACCAGAGGCGGGATGAAATAACGCTTGGTACATCTGCTGGGTTCCATTTTGGAAAATATTATAACTGGAGCGCAACCTATTATTTAGGAACCTGGTATGGATTCAAAGATGAGGTAATGTTCATGGTAGGACTCAGATATCATAAGTGGATGTTTGAGATAAGCACCGATGCTAAAATAGCCTTATTAAAACAGGCAAGTTTTGATGCGGAACATCCGGAGTTTACTTTCACATATTTAATTCATCTGCCGGGAGAAAAAGAAAAACAACGCCTGCCCTGGCTCAATCTTCAAGAATAA
- a CDS encoding ornithine cyclodeaminase family protein, giving the protein MKVVTVNGEQVAAHLSMGKCIDLMANALKTLAEDASIQPLRSIMWLPGKKGLLGMMPAFEGDTRIMGIKVISVFPENQKAGLSSHQGVILLFDSKNGKLLSIIDAEEVTAIRTAAVSAVATRSLANKDARNLAILGSGVQASRHLEAISLVRKIEKAKIWSRNHQHAEQLVRHESGKLNFKVEACKTVQQTVEDADIICTTTAAKEPILSGEWVKQGVHINAVGACTPSSRELDSELVVRSKLFTDRRESLFNEAGDFLIPKKEGLIKEEKIGGEIGEVLLRKVKGRESREEITIFKALGLAVEDLAAGYYVYKKSI; this is encoded by the coding sequence ATGAAAGTTGTTACCGTAAATGGGGAACAGGTGGCTGCCCACCTTTCTATGGGCAAATGCATAGATTTGATGGCCAATGCTCTAAAAACTTTAGCTGAAGATGCATCAATACAACCTCTACGTTCAATAATGTGGCTTCCTGGTAAAAAGGGATTATTGGGCATGATGCCAGCTTTTGAAGGAGATACCAGGATCATGGGAATTAAAGTAATAAGCGTATTTCCTGAAAATCAAAAGGCAGGTTTGAGTTCTCACCAGGGTGTCATTCTATTGTTTGACAGTAAAAACGGAAAGCTGCTCTCAATTATTGATGCAGAAGAAGTTACAGCTATCAGAACAGCAGCCGTCAGTGCAGTTGCTACAAGATCATTGGCGAATAAAGATGCCCGGAACCTGGCTATCTTAGGTTCGGGGGTACAGGCAAGCAGACACCTTGAAGCAATATCGTTGGTTAGAAAAATAGAAAAAGCTAAGATCTGGAGCCGTAACCACCAACATGCTGAACAGTTAGTAAGACATGAATCCGGGAAGCTTAATTTCAAGGTAGAAGCTTGCAAAACTGTACAGCAAACAGTTGAGGATGCAGATATTATTTGTACAACAACGGCTGCAAAAGAACCAATACTGTCTGGTGAATGGGTCAAACAAGGGGTACACATTAATGCAGTAGGCGCATGTACGCCTTCAAGCCGTGAGTTGGATTCTGAATTGGTTGTAAGATCAAAATTATTTACAGACAGGCGTGAATCATTATTTAATGAGGCAGGCGACTTCTTAATTCCTAAGAAAGAAGGGCTGATTAAAGAAGAGAAGATAGGTGGAGAAATTGGAGAAGTACTGCTAAGAAAAGTGAAGGGAAGAGAAAGTCGGGAGGAAATTACAATATTCAAGGCTCTGGGGCTGGCTGTAGAGGATCTTGCGGCTGGATATTATGTCTACAAAAAAAGCATTTGA
- a CDS encoding protein-glutamate O-methyltransferase CheR gives MNPEDKDIDIEFTELEKLTSAIKETYNYDFTNYAMSSFRRRTWRILEKYELDSVEVLTKKIQDDINFFKEVLSEITVSVTEMFRDPSMWQILRDDVIPDIIQRPKIINIWHAGCCTGEEVVSIAILLKEMELLDFARITATDIDHVILETASKCTPPLRHMDIYIKNYTEFSGKAKLSDYYKEENGLAKMDRSLMEKVTFKEHDLVAGKPFSKFDLIICRNVMIYFNQKLQNNVLKLLHQSLEMNGYLIIGQQESLIWCEIANKFSVVNYREKVYKKIAE, from the coding sequence ATGAACCCCGAAGACAAAGATATAGATATAGAATTTACCGAGCTTGAGAAGCTCACCTCCGCTATAAAAGAGACGTACAATTACGATTTCACAAACTATGCAATGTCTTCTTTCAGAAGAAGGACATGGAGAATTTTAGAAAAATATGAGCTGGATTCTGTGGAGGTGTTAACAAAAAAAATTCAGGATGACATCAATTTTTTCAAAGAGGTGCTCTCAGAAATTACCGTTAGTGTTACCGAAATGTTCAGAGACCCATCCATGTGGCAAATACTGCGAGACGATGTAATTCCGGATATCATACAGAGACCAAAGATCATTAATATCTGGCATGCAGGATGTTGTACAGGAGAAGAGGTTGTTTCAATTGCCATATTATTAAAGGAAATGGAATTATTAGACTTTGCACGTATTACAGCTACTGATATTGACCACGTAATATTAGAAACAGCTTCAAAATGTACGCCTCCCTTGAGGCATATGGATATTTACATAAAAAATTATACGGAATTTTCAGGGAAAGCAAAATTAAGTGATTATTACAAAGAGGAGAATGGCCTGGCTAAGATGGACAGGTCTTTGATGGAAAAAGTAACATTTAAAGAACACGACCTTGTTGCCGGCAAACCCTTTTCAAAATTTGATCTCATTATTTGCAGGAATGTGATGATCTATTTTAACCAGAAATTACAAAATAACGTACTAAAATTATTACACCAAAGTTTAGAAATGAACGGATATCTGATCATAGGACAACAAGAGTCTTTGATATGGTGTGAAATAGCGAATAAATTCAGTGTAGTGAACTACAGGGAAAAAGTTTATAAAAAAATAGCAGAATAG
- a CDS encoding threonine/serine dehydratase has protein sequence MQLPNPIPITAIKAAQKNLERKVFRTPLIRFHIKDSPAEIYLKPENLQPIGSFKLRGALNAMSIASKQQLSNGVYTASAGNMAQGVAWVARNFKIPCHVIVPDHAPETKLNAISRLGATYDKIPFEVWWQVLVDRKYKDMQGLFIHPVSDPAVIAGNGVIGLEILEDLPDVDAVIIPYGGGGLSSGIASAIKATKPDTKIFACEVDTACPLSASLKTGKPEKVKYTPTFVDGMGSAGILPEMWPLVSNLLDDSLVVSLKQIADAIKLLAERNCMIAEGAGAASLAAALTGKAASKKIVCVISGGNIDHEKLKKILDGEIP, from the coding sequence ATGCAATTACCCAACCCAATTCCAATTACGGCTATAAAAGCTGCTCAAAAAAATCTTGAAAGAAAGGTTTTCCGTACACCGCTTATTCGTTTTCATATTAAAGATTCACCGGCAGAAATTTACTTAAAACCGGAAAATCTGCAGCCTATAGGGTCATTTAAATTGCGGGGAGCGCTTAATGCTATGAGTATAGCTTCAAAACAACAGCTTTCTAACGGTGTTTATACTGCAAGTGCAGGAAATATGGCTCAGGGCGTGGCATGGGTTGCCCGGAATTTTAAAATACCTTGTCATGTTATTGTTCCGGACCACGCCCCGGAAACAAAATTGAATGCCATTAGCCGCTTAGGGGCAACGTATGATAAAATTCCTTTTGAGGTTTGGTGGCAGGTACTAGTTGACAGGAAATATAAAGACATGCAAGGATTGTTTATACATCCAGTAAGCGATCCGGCTGTAATAGCAGGTAATGGTGTGATCGGTCTGGAGATCCTTGAAGACCTGCCTGATGTTGATGCGGTGATCATACCTTATGGAGGAGGCGGTTTAAGCAGTGGTATCGCCTCTGCTATCAAAGCTACTAAACCTGATACAAAAATTTTTGCCTGTGAGGTAGACACTGCCTGTCCGCTTTCAGCATCACTCAAAACCGGTAAACCTGAAAAAGTAAAATATACTCCAACCTTTGTGGATGGGATGGGCAGCGCAGGTATCTTACCTGAAATGTGGCCTTTGGTAAGTAACCTGTTAGACGACTCGTTGGTTGTAAGTCTGAAGCAAATCGCTGATGCCATTAAACTGCTTGCAGAGCGTAACTGCATGATCGCTGAAGGTGCAGGAGCTGCCTCCCTGGCAGCCGCCCTCACAGGAAAAGCAGCAAGTAAAAAAATAGTATGTGTGATATCAGGAGGTAATATTGATCACGAAAAGTTGAAAAAGATATTGGATGGTGAGATTCCCTGA
- a CDS encoding DUF4159 domain-containing protein, protein MRYALCALFIITSAKCHSQSFKIAKFKYNGGGDWYANKTSLPNLIAFCNKNLKMNIAAEEDIVEAGSQELFSYPFVHMTGHGNVVFSKQEAYNLRKYLIGGGFLHIDDNYGLDKFIRVEMKKVFPELDFVELPFDHPIYHQKYNFPKGLPKIHEHDGKPPQGFGLIYEGRLVCFYSYECDLGNGWEDQVIYNDPEEIRRQALKMGANILSFALTDY, encoded by the coding sequence ATGCGCTATGCGCTATGCGCTTTATTTATTATTACTTCAGCGAAGTGTCATAGCCAATCCTTTAAGATCGCCAAGTTCAAATACAATGGCGGGGGCGATTGGTATGCTAACAAAACCTCTCTGCCTAACCTGATCGCATTTTGTAATAAGAACCTAAAGATGAACATTGCTGCTGAGGAAGATATTGTAGAAGCAGGCAGTCAGGAATTATTTTCATATCCATTTGTACATATGACAGGCCATGGTAATGTGGTATTCTCAAAACAAGAAGCATACAACCTGAGAAAATACCTTATAGGCGGAGGCTTTCTCCATATTGATGATAATTACGGGCTGGATAAATTTATCCGGGTGGAAATGAAAAAGGTTTTCCCTGAACTGGATTTTGTGGAGCTGCCTTTTGATCATCCTATCTACCATCAGAAGTATAATTTTCCAAAAGGTTTGCCCAAAATCCATGAGCATGACGGCAAGCCGCCACAAGGGTTTGGCCTGATCTATGAAGGACGCCTCGTTTGCTTTTATTCATACGAATGTGACCTGGGCAATGGCTGGGAAGACCAGGTTATTTATAATGATCCTGAAGAGATAAGACGACAAGCACTGAAAATGGGAGCCAATATTCTCTCATTTGCGTTGACCGATTATTAG
- a CDS encoding two pore domain potassium channel family protein: MKALILILILIGLLFIDSLFAQGKKEMDLADILDEWVLNDDYNLTFENIRIIEDRARAITGITRDGQQASVCLAQEYLKQTHREKLKYDDEGYIEINKSISFKNSESEDQELSEFFLKGIAIDTLKVLASNLNILRMENVKINYLFMDGFVARDRAGISTGMALRQINISQCFFKGGVKILSFEVVMAWIKDSYFGDNITIMIGSKHGLSFSGNRDYILKDRVINLSDFPKKNLQWASEQVVPKDYKMIRMYSSVDEWYGIKENFFPNHEVFIGAKTNNFYLDDNLFGHITLLIEFNSIVSTGNHLIYGFTPKFQLAEKVIDIEWPQIKDRFSIKIDSFYVHPAHEKIISDWAYYKKVSRFLYSLSNNYKQAGLIQYANECLVLFKNIELERLKFIFKSEGGFEHYFRWKLAQLLKIYVDHGTNPAKAITVSMYVIFIFAIFYFFFPSEWDVTSKSRLIKDFKDFTRKNNKGYFRPFLSMLLGFIISLINALTLSLNSFTTLGFGRIPTKGLARYVCIIQGFIGWFLLTIFTVSLINQVLA; this comes from the coding sequence ATGAAAGCACTAATATTAATTTTAATTTTAATCGGATTACTTTTTATTGATTCTCTTTTTGCTCAAGGCAAAAAGGAAATGGACCTTGCAGATATTTTAGACGAGTGGGTGCTAAATGATGACTATAATCTGACTTTTGAGAATATCAGGATCATTGAAGATAGAGCCCGTGCCATTACCGGAATTACGCGGGATGGTCAACAAGCGTCTGTATGCCTCGCGCAGGAATATCTAAAACAAACCCACAGGGAAAAGCTCAAATATGATGATGAAGGTTACATCGAAATAAATAAATCAATCAGTTTTAAGAATTCAGAATCTGAAGACCAAGAACTTTCAGAGTTTTTTTTGAAGGGTATTGCAATCGATACCCTGAAAGTATTAGCCTCAAATCTAAATATTTTAAGAATGGAAAATGTTAAGATCAATTATCTGTTTATGGATGGATTTGTTGCGCGTGATCGTGCCGGCATTTCAACTGGAATGGCGCTTAGGCAAATTAATATATCCCAATGCTTTTTTAAGGGTGGGGTTAAAATTTTGAGCTTTGAAGTTGTAATGGCCTGGATTAAGGATTCTTATTTCGGTGATAATATCACAATTATGATAGGGTCAAAGCATGGGTTATCATTTAGTGGTAACAGAGATTATATACTTAAAGATCGGGTAATCAACTTATCCGATTTTCCCAAAAAAAACTTGCAGTGGGCATCAGAACAAGTGGTTCCAAAAGATTATAAGATGATACGGATGTATTCATCCGTAGATGAGTGGTATGGTATCAAGGAAAATTTCTTTCCCAATCACGAGGTTTTCATCGGAGCCAAAACCAATAATTTCTATTTGGATGATAATTTATTTGGGCACATTACTCTTCTCATAGAATTTAATTCCATCGTTTCAACCGGTAACCATTTAATTTATGGTTTCACTCCGAAATTTCAGCTTGCAGAAAAAGTAATTGATATTGAGTGGCCACAAATAAAAGACCGGTTTAGTATAAAAATTGACTCTTTTTATGTTCATCCGGCTCATGAAAAAATAATATCAGATTGGGCTTATTATAAAAAGGTATCCCGGTTTCTATACAGTTTGTCTAATAATTATAAACAAGCCGGTTTAATTCAGTACGCCAATGAGTGCCTGGTTTTGTTTAAGAATATTGAACTTGAACGATTAAAATTTATTTTCAAAAGCGAAGGTGGTTTTGAACATTATTTCAGGTGGAAACTGGCACAACTTCTTAAAATTTATGTTGACCACGGTACTAATCCTGCCAAAGCTATTACAGTTTCAATGTATGTGATTTTCATATTTGCCATTTTCTACTTTTTCTTCCCTTCTGAATGGGATGTAACCTCCAAAAGCAGGTTAATTAAAGACTTCAAAGACTTCACCCGGAAGAACAACAAAGGCTATTTCAGGCCATTTCTATCTATGCTATTGGGATTCATAATTTCTTTGATAAATGCCCTGACACTGTCTTTAAACTCTTTTACAACCCTTGGATTTGGCAGGATACCCACCAAAGGACTGGCCCGGTATGTATGCATTATCCAGGGATTTATTGGATGGTTCCTGCTGACTATCTTTACTGTTTCGTTGATTAATCAAGTGTTGGCTTAA